In a genomic window of Occallatibacter riparius:
- a CDS encoding discoidin domain-containing protein, translated as MKILSRNYSLVPVLVVAAAAMAQDKVPLKTQLPKPLFVGTPVPLNVPNLEPPLKGKRPDFMIPAGSVNLAKGKKVTASDENPVVGTLDLVTDGDKAGDEGSWVELGPGKQWLQIDLGKSANIYAVLLWHFHSQARVYRDVVAQVSDDASFKSGVTTIFNNDFKNEVGAGPGKDQNYVETYQGKLIDAKGAKGRYVRFYSNGNTTNKLNDYIEVEVWGKPA; from the coding sequence ATGAAGATTCTTTCCCGCAATTACTCCCTCGTACCCGTCTTAGTTGTAGCCGCTGCCGCAATGGCGCAGGACAAGGTTCCGTTGAAGACGCAGCTTCCCAAGCCGCTCTTCGTCGGCACCCCGGTTCCGCTTAATGTTCCGAATCTCGAGCCACCGCTTAAGGGCAAGCGACCTGATTTCATGATCCCCGCGGGTTCAGTCAACCTGGCAAAGGGCAAGAAGGTCACAGCAAGCGACGAGAATCCCGTGGTAGGGACGCTGGACCTCGTCACAGATGGCGACAAGGCTGGCGATGAAGGCTCCTGGGTGGAACTCGGCCCCGGCAAGCAGTGGCTCCAGATCGACCTCGGCAAAAGCGCGAACATCTATGCCGTGCTGCTGTGGCACTTCCACTCGCAGGCGCGCGTCTATCGCGATGTTGTTGCGCAAGTCTCCGATGACGCTTCATTCAAGTCCGGCGTGACCACCATTTTCAACAACGACTTCAAGAACGAGGTTGGCGCGGGCCCAGGCAAGGATCAGAACTACGTGGAGACCTACCAAGGCAAGCTGATCGACGCCAAAGGCGCGAAGGGGCGCTATGTCCGCTTCTACAGCAACGGGAACACTACTAACAAACTGAACGACTACATCGAGGTTGAAGTGTGGGGCAAACCCGCCTGA
- a CDS encoding Gfo/Idh/MocA family protein: MPSQSGSGPFLRPFNRRRFLKTAGTAAVLPAVMRGYAAQTSTTSPNNRINLGVIGMGWQGPGNTSAFLNLPDCQVVAACDIDANHLQAAVKKINETYGNEDCKGYHDYRELLAREDIDAVMIAVPDHWHEIVATEAARRKKDIYGEKPLAHTIAEQQSIVRAVQENGIVWQMGSWQRSVPMFHKAAEIVRSGLIGEVTHVEVGLPGGNADFDGVAKDAMAKITAAGAQPTPFEQIVPGTPAWNAIVTDPPKELDYETWVGPSKMEPYIRARSHKSWRWNYNTGGGQLLDWIGHHCDIAHWGLGFDLSGPSEVEGSGELPPRDAVWNTAPKYRFELKYPRNITMTIAGGHHDIKTGVKWIGTEGWVWVDRGGFDASNPDWKKGKYLPRELRKVKLYTSTDHMQNFLDCVRTRQATVTPVEIGHHSAIPGHLCLISMLTGKKIRWDVKEEKIIGDPEASKLMTREYRGPWKMS; this comes from the coding sequence ATGCCTTCACAATCTGGTTCTGGACCATTTCTTCGCCCGTTTAATCGCCGGCGCTTCCTGAAGACCGCAGGGACTGCTGCGGTTCTTCCGGCGGTGATGCGCGGCTATGCTGCGCAGACATCGACGACCTCTCCCAACAACCGCATCAACCTGGGAGTCATCGGCATGGGTTGGCAGGGGCCCGGGAACACCTCGGCTTTCCTGAACCTGCCGGACTGCCAGGTGGTCGCCGCGTGCGATATCGATGCCAATCATCTTCAAGCCGCGGTCAAAAAGATCAACGAGACTTACGGCAATGAAGACTGCAAGGGCTATCACGATTATCGTGAGTTGCTTGCTCGCGAGGATATTGATGCCGTCATGATTGCCGTGCCGGACCATTGGCATGAGATCGTCGCGACTGAGGCGGCCCGGCGTAAGAAGGACATCTACGGTGAAAAACCACTGGCGCACACAATTGCCGAACAGCAGTCCATTGTGCGCGCGGTTCAGGAGAACGGGATCGTCTGGCAGATGGGCTCATGGCAGCGGTCGGTTCCCATGTTCCACAAGGCTGCGGAGATTGTGCGGAGCGGACTGATCGGCGAGGTGACACACGTCGAAGTCGGGCTACCGGGCGGCAATGCGGATTTTGACGGCGTGGCCAAAGACGCGATGGCCAAGATCACCGCCGCCGGAGCGCAGCCCACGCCTTTCGAACAGATTGTTCCGGGAACACCGGCCTGGAATGCGATTGTCACTGATCCCCCAAAAGAACTGGATTACGAGACATGGGTCGGCCCCTCAAAGATGGAGCCTTACATCAGGGCGCGTTCGCATAAGTCGTGGCGGTGGAATTACAACACCGGCGGCGGCCAGCTGCTGGATTGGATTGGTCACCATTGCGACATCGCGCACTGGGGCCTTGGATTCGATCTGTCCGGCCCGTCGGAAGTGGAGGGCAGCGGCGAACTGCCGCCCCGCGATGCGGTTTGGAACACCGCGCCGAAGTATCGATTCGAACTGAAGTATCCGCGCAACATCACGATGACGATTGCGGGCGGCCATCACGACATCAAGACAGGCGTGAAGTGGATCGGCACCGAGGGCTGGGTATGGGTGGATCGTGGCGGCTTTGATGCGTCGAACCCGGACTGGAAGAAAGGCAAGTATCTGCCGCGCGAACTGCGCAAGGTGAAGCTCTACACTTCCACGGACCATATGCAGAACTTCCTTGATTGCGTTCGCACCAGGCAGGCTACGGTTACACCCGTGGAGATCGGGCACCATTCGGCGATTCCCGGTCATCTCTGCCTTATCTCGATGCTCACGGGAAAGAAGATCCGCTGGGACGTGAAGGAAGAGAAGATCATCGGCGATCCTGAAGCGAGCAAGCTGATGACGCGCGAGTATCGCGGTCCCTGGAAGATGAGCTAA
- a CDS encoding Gfo/Idh/MocA family oxidoreductase yields the protein MVDKLNRREFISATAVAGAAMLLEGCKSDANEQKAAVPKSSLNTINVALIGYGEEGKVLLESLLNIEGVRLVALCDIWDYHRGEGERYLQKLGNQVHTYENYEDLLAKEKDLQAVLIATPDFWHAPMTNTCLKAGLHVYCEKMMSNTIEGARSMVKTMRETGKLLQIGHQRRSNPRYVFTLNRLLHEAQFCGRLTAIQGQWNRAVKEDFGWPKKYEMPASMLAKYGFKDMHQFRNWRWYKGLGGGPLSDLGAHQIDIFNWWLGTTPKSVTASGGLDYFKNHDWYDNAMVIYEYPVESAVARAFYQVQTTTSAGGGYFEQFMGDDGTIRMSEDPAICAIYREARATAVSWDDLAQKGYVKAKPVAADATKVDVRETAALAEYEIPVFFNKPPHQPHLENFFNAVRGKGKLNCPADEAFSSEYVIHKANEAVAAEKKINITDEEVRA from the coding sequence ATGGTAGACAAGTTGAATCGTCGTGAATTTATCAGCGCGACCGCGGTGGCGGGCGCTGCAATGCTCTTGGAAGGCTGCAAGTCCGACGCGAACGAACAGAAAGCAGCCGTCCCCAAGTCATCACTGAACACCATCAACGTTGCCCTCATCGGTTATGGCGAGGAGGGCAAGGTTCTGCTTGAGTCGCTCCTCAATATCGAGGGCGTGCGGCTCGTGGCGTTGTGCGACATCTGGGACTATCACCGCGGCGAGGGTGAGCGCTACCTGCAGAAGCTCGGTAACCAGGTTCACACCTACGAGAATTACGAAGACCTGCTCGCGAAGGAAAAGGACCTTCAGGCTGTTCTCATCGCGACGCCGGATTTCTGGCATGCGCCGATGACCAACACCTGCCTCAAGGCGGGTCTGCATGTGTACTGCGAAAAGATGATGAGCAACACGATTGAAGGTGCGCGCTCGATGGTGAAGACCATGCGCGAAACCGGAAAGCTGTTGCAGATTGGTCATCAGCGCCGCAGTAATCCCAGGTATGTCTTCACGCTGAACCGGCTGCTCCACGAGGCGCAGTTCTGCGGCCGCCTCACGGCCATCCAGGGGCAGTGGAATCGCGCGGTCAAAGAGGACTTCGGGTGGCCAAAGAAGTACGAGATGCCGGCCAGCATGCTCGCAAAATACGGCTTCAAGGACATGCACCAGTTCCGCAACTGGCGCTGGTACAAGGGCCTTGGCGGCGGTCCGCTATCCGACCTTGGTGCGCACCAGATCGACATCTTCAACTGGTGGCTCGGCACTACGCCGAAATCCGTAACGGCCAGCGGTGGTTTGGATTACTTCAAAAACCACGACTGGTACGACAACGCCATGGTGATATACGAGTATCCCGTGGAATCGGCAGTTGCGCGTGCGTTCTACCAGGTGCAGACGACGACTAGTGCGGGCGGCGGCTACTTCGAACAGTTCATGGGCGACGACGGCACCATCAGGATGTCGGAAGATCCCGCGATCTGCGCCATTTATCGCGAGGCTCGCGCGACGGCAGTCTCGTGGGACGACCTGGCGCAGAAGGGCTACGTGAAGGCGAAACCAGTAGCCGCGGACGCAACAAAAGTGGATGTGCGCGAAACGGCTGCGCTGGCAGAGTACGAGATTCCGGTGTTCTTCAACAAGCCGCCGCATCAGCCGCATCTGGAAAATTTCTTCAACGCTGTCCGCGGCAAGGGCAAATTGAACTGCCCCGCCGATGAAGCTTTCTCGAGCGAATACGTGATTCACAAAGCAAACGAAGCCGTTGCCGCCGAGAAGAAAATCAACATCACCGATGAAGAAGTGAGAGCCTGA
- a CDS encoding Gfo/Idh/MocA family protein: MKNPESQPQLCVDRRSFIKTSSLAAGAFAFGVPALLRGQNLNSKLNIACVGIGGKGRSDTDACAGENIVALCDVDAGSEAYETQTQKYPGAKFYRDYRQMLDQMDHQIDAVTVSTPDHMHAIVASAAMKRNKAIFVQKPLTQTIYEARYLRKMAHDRKLVTQMGNQGSAADGLRRGVETIQDGLIGHVHEVHVWTNRPIWPQAMDRPTGEDPVPATLEWDVWLGPAPVRPFVGIRKPDGRYGVYEPFNWRGWQDFGCGALGDMGCHTVNMPFRALDLGAPTEVEAMPFGTMNKESYPVGSKIRYAFPKRTGHVPLEHPSFFHRTRKVEHDPMTLWWYDGGQPNETLRGGHDLTNKPPAELTADIVALLGDVPESGCLLLGDGGAVFSPDDYGTSFFVKLKGDQKFVHYLKHPAMAKFPERIPRNPDGGKKGGGGVLAHAQEWLTAIKENKPQNCYSRFDVAAPMTEILLLGCVALRAGKKIEWDSHKMEAKNCPEAAQFIRRQNRSGWALS; encoded by the coding sequence ATGAAAAATCCTGAATCTCAGCCGCAATTGTGTGTGGACCGCCGTTCGTTCATTAAAACCAGTTCTTTGGCAGCCGGAGCGTTCGCGTTCGGCGTGCCTGCGCTTTTGCGCGGACAGAACCTGAACAGCAAGCTGAACATTGCATGTGTTGGAATCGGCGGCAAAGGCAGGAGCGACACCGATGCCTGCGCCGGAGAGAACATTGTCGCACTGTGCGACGTGGATGCTGGCTCTGAGGCATACGAGACGCAGACGCAGAAGTATCCGGGCGCGAAGTTTTACAGAGATTACCGCCAGATGCTGGACCAGATGGATCACCAGATCGATGCGGTGACGGTCTCGACGCCGGATCACATGCACGCGATTGTGGCGTCGGCGGCGATGAAAAGGAACAAGGCTATCTTCGTCCAGAAGCCGCTGACGCAGACGATCTACGAGGCGCGCTACCTGCGGAAGATGGCTCACGATCGCAAGCTGGTTACGCAGATGGGCAACCAGGGCAGCGCCGCCGACGGCCTGCGCCGCGGGGTGGAGACGATACAGGACGGACTCATCGGACACGTGCACGAGGTGCACGTGTGGACGAACCGCCCGATTTGGCCGCAGGCAATGGACCGTCCGACCGGAGAAGATCCGGTTCCCGCAACACTGGAGTGGGACGTCTGGCTTGGGCCGGCCCCAGTGCGGCCGTTTGTGGGTATCCGGAAGCCGGACGGACGCTACGGAGTTTACGAGCCGTTCAACTGGCGCGGCTGGCAGGATTTTGGCTGCGGCGCGCTGGGCGACATGGGATGCCACACCGTCAACATGCCGTTCCGCGCTCTCGATCTCGGCGCGCCCACTGAAGTTGAAGCCATGCCGTTCGGCACGATGAACAAAGAGTCTTATCCGGTGGGTTCCAAGATCCGCTACGCGTTTCCCAAGCGCACCGGGCACGTACCACTCGAGCACCCGAGTTTCTTCCATCGCACCAGGAAAGTCGAGCACGATCCGATGACTCTCTGGTGGTACGACGGCGGCCAGCCGAATGAGACTCTGCGAGGCGGTCACGATTTGACCAACAAGCCGCCTGCCGAACTCACGGCGGATATCGTCGCGCTGCTCGGAGACGTACCCGAAAGCGGCTGCTTGCTGTTGGGAGATGGCGGCGCTGTCTTTTCGCCGGATGACTACGGAACAAGCTTCTTCGTGAAGCTCAAGGGCGACCAGAAATTCGTCCATTACCTGAAGCACCCGGCGATGGCGAAGTTCCCGGAACGCATTCCGCGCAATCCAGATGGCGGCAAGAAAGGCGGTGGGGGTGTGCTTGCCCACGCGCAGGAGTGGCTGACGGCGATCAAGGAAAACAAGCCGCAGAATTGCTACTCGCGTTTCGACGTTGCCGCGCCAATGACGGAGATCTTGCTGCTTGGGTGTGTGGCCCTGCGCGCCGGCAAAAAAATCGAGTGGGACTCGCACAAGATGGAAGCGAAGAATTGTCCTGAGGCTGCGCAGTTCATTCGGCGGCAAAATCGTTCCGGCTGGGCGCTCTCCTAA